From Argopecten irradians isolate NY chromosome 3, Ai_NY, whole genome shotgun sequence:
attaCTTGTCGATAAACCCTGATTTTCTTCAGTGAGACATATATGTTCATCTATTATTTTAGTTGTTACCTTTCCTAAAGCACAAGTTCCTGAAGAAGCTTCACTGTTTTCTTCAATAGAGAGCTGAGAGAAGTTCTTGTTTGATGCTACATTGCTTGAATCTGAAAGTTCTTGCACAGAATCTTCAGACACTTTCCTGAAATGAGCTTGagttttatatatttcagttGTAAGTTGAGTGGGGATAGAGTCAGACAAATCACTTTGAGACTTTGAAACTGATGATAAACTATTTTCATGAATCACAGAAGTTACAGGAGATTCCAAGCTCTCAGTGCTAGACATTCTTCTCTTCTTTGTTTTCACCACATAGCTCATGTCTTCCTCATACAAGTCTGCTATGGAGGAAGAGTATGAGTCAAGAAATTCTGCCAGAGTTTCCATTTCCTGGTGTGTTGATGGCTCTTCTACCTGAATCTCCTTTCTCTGGTTTGTAGTGGACACAGAACCATTAGAATCCTCACATAGGCTTTTGATGGCCCAATGATGACTAGAAGAATTGGGATCCTCATGGAGATGTTTACTAAGACCACTTGAGTTCTTATCCAGTTTTAGATCATCGTCCATCATTACAGGAGAGAATCCTTCTGATACAGCAGGAGATATGACTCTATTTTCTGTAAATGCAGGAACTGGTACAAATCCCTGTGATTCCTGTAAACATTCAGTATTAAGACCTTGTTTATCCATAACAGTTGATATATCTGTCAAAGGCACAAAGCCTTGGGACTGAGGTGAACCAGACAACCGAGCTGTAACTAGATTGCTGgaaagtatatctgtatgagTCAGGTAGTGAACAAAGCCCTGTGTTCTTTCCATGGTGTAATCACTACTACTTTCCATATCTCCAAGGTTTAGTGTAGTATTGAAGTCATATGTCTTCTCCTCACCCTGGAGACTCACAGTGGTGTCGGGAACAGGAACAGAGTCAATGCAGGGTTTGGACCTATCCAGTATCTGGTAGACTTGTTGGGGATTTCTGAGATCTGCAGATTCCTTGTTACTTGGTGGTACTGGAGCATAATCAAATTCTTCATAGCATAGGAGGTCTGTCTCAGACACATTGATACTATCGTCCCCTCTGTACATGCCTAGCTGTCTTTCAGAGTTGGGAGTTCCTTCAAACAACATACCATCATGTGCACTGTCTGTCTCTGACTCTGAAGAAATAAATTGAAAGAGTCCATCACCGCCTCCAACGCAAAGACTGATATCTTTGTTGATGCCTGTGTTAGTTGAATCCGGTTCAATTCCCAGGTTAGACTCTGTCCTTGTATAATTATCAGGTGTCATGTCGCTGTCTCCCGTTACTTGCTTTGTTGATTTCCATCCCTCATATGAATTGGTAAGAATACATCCTGTTGTGTGACACTGATGATCAGATGATCTTTTTCCTAAATGATCAATCTCAGAGTTATTACACTTATTTCTATCTTGATAGCTAGTTTCTTCTGAGCCTGAATAGTTTTGAAATACATCATTATATGTTTGCAAAAATGATGTAGTTGTAAGAAATTTCCTGTGAGCATTTGTTGTGTTAGCAGTTTTTCTAGAATTAACTGAAGTGATGTTAGTGCTGTTTTCATGCTCTATTTTTTCCTTTGTACTACGGATCCCATTAGAATGCACAATTAAACAAGATCTGTCAAATAAGTTGCTTTGATTTCCATGCAGATTCGGAGGAACTATATCCTGGGGATATTTTGAAGAAGCGGCTGTATTGTGAGAGGTCTCTGTGATTGTATGCCTTGTCTGGTGAACTGTGTTGTCTAACTCACTATCCAAAGCTTTGTCTCTAGAAACACCAACCTGCTGATGGGACCTTGACATTCGAGCCAGCTTGGCTGCAACAGAACATTCTGCCACAGTTGATCGTTTTTTAGGTAGTCTGTAAGCCTGCATATTTTCCTGTGACCCACTTCCTATACATTCAGTTTCACTCTCTCCAATTCTTTGTGTTGAATCTGCCTTAGATTTCTCAATACTTTTTTCTAGCTGTCCTTTGTGAGATATAGCCACTTCCTTTTTGTTAAAATCACAAATTTCACTTACTGGTAAGTGAGTAGTTGTAGTTAGATGGCTTTCCTGACCTCCATCAGATGGTTTTTCATTACACTCAGATGTTTTGTTGCATTGTAGTCGTTTTCTAATGACTTTGAAGCAGGAAGTCTTTTTTGAACTTGTATCCTTCAAATTCCCTTGATATGAACTCAGACCTTTCCGGATAAGCGACAAAGTAGAACCTCCATTGAAACCTACATGTGGTGTTTCTAGTCTAATTAATGTGTGGtgtttattttctgtaatttttgtatcttttcttttctccaTGAATTCCCAATCAAATTTCGGAACAGGGTCCTCACTTTCGTAATCTCCATCATCATTCAGCAAGTCAGTGACTTCAGTACCTACATCATCACTATCCAAATGCTGTCTATCACAGTTCTTGTTGCTGTCCTCTGAACTGTCTGATGTAGGATTATCCATCTGTCCTGTTTCAGACACCTTTACAACAGTATCAGATGTACAACAATCTGTTTCCTCAACAAGTACATTCTTTCTGAAACTTTGTTTGTCTTCTATAATGTCACTACCATCCgtctttttttctatatttgtcACTTTTGCTGGTGTCACCATGACATCCAGTCCAGTAGTAGTCTTTGTTACATTTTCCTCCTCACAGTCGTCTGGACTGTCCTCCTGTTTAGCTACTCGCCTCACCAGTTTTGAAGTAAGGAAATTTCTATTGTTACTTGTACTGATCTCCTCTACACCTGGTCCCCCTGAATTATCACCAATTGAGACCTGACCTTTATCTGTTGAAATCTCTGCTGTATCCTCCATGCTTTCCTCTATCGGACTGTCTACCGTCATATCCTGGATTCCTACCATAAGACATTCTCTTTTGAGAAATTCTGACATAACATCTTCAATACAAGTACAAACTGTGTTCCAGTCTTTAAATTCAACTAAGGTTTTTGCCGGGTCAAAGGTCACATCATACTCTGTGTATGgacatgaaatatttatcaCAAACACTCCAAATTTTTCAGAGTATTTTGTTGGACTTGAGGTCATAGATGACATACTCTCCTGTTGTTTACTTTCTCCTTGTTTATCAAAAAATCCCTTCTTCCTTAGAACTAGTGACTTCCCAAGAACAAAGTTTATGACCTTATGGATTTTAGTCTTCAGTACCAACCGTTTATTGATGTAAACAAACTGTAAATCCTTCCTAGAGAAGCCTTCCTTTCCTATGTAACCCTCCACACTATAACAACCACATTGACCTTGAACTGGTGACAAGGTCTTTGACCTCCCCACACCATACAGAGAGGTAAACACATTCAGAACTCCACAGGTTTTATGTGTCTGAAGTACAACTTGTCCTGAGATATCATTCCTCAGTGAAAAAGAAATAGCAGGTCTCATCAACGCTATACCCTCCAGCCTCTTTTTCACTCTCTCAAACTCCAGGACAGCATTCATGGCTTTCCTCCTTACGGGCATGTTGTAAAATAAATCATGTACAGTAACAGTCGTGCCAGCACTAGGTCGAGGAACACTGGATAATACCACCTTCATGGCTGAACCTTTGTTGAACATCTTACAGTATGTTGGTGTTATCTGTTTTATACGGGATGTTATTTCCAATAAAGAACTTGCATCTCTCAGACTAGCGATAGCTTCTCCCCTGAAACCATAGTGACGGAGCTGACTAAGGTCCTCCACTGAATGACATTTACTGGTGTGATACCTACAACAATGGATTCAGGAATATTACTTATAAAATAGACTCATTCACCATTGATGAGGAATAATCACTCAATGTTAACTTTTAACAAGTACAAATCCATTACAATTTACTGAAAGGACCTATTGCGGCAAATTACCTTAGGTAAAATATTCATTGACATGTTTCATTTTCGTAAAACTAAGTCACTTTTTGTCACAAATCTTTCATAAATTTGCCCATTGAAATCTTAACTCATATAAAAGTCTACAAGGTCTTGATCACTATCATGAGAAAGCAAAAAGTGTTGAACACGAAATTTAACATAATTCTTAAACATGCTAAACTTCAAGTTTTTGGAAAAATTgggaaataaattcaaatactGCCATAGTGTTATGCTTTGTTGCAACATAACTGTTAAATTTAattcataataatttttatagatTGCCTCTCTTTTGATCTAAAACAATCTTTTTTTCAAAGAGTTGAAACACGAAAATTAAATTCCAAAAGaatcaattacaaaatgtaataaattcaAGGAATTTGATCAGCAGAGCTTCATAAGGTTGACAGTGAAAGAGTGCATTCTCTCCTAACTTTTACATAGCATACCTATTGTGAATGATAAAACTAATATAGATCTCTAGTAgctatttattttattaaattactTGCACATGTGTAGTATGTACCTTTGTCCTACAAGTTCCAGCTGACCTTGGGTCATTCCAGTACCATTGTCTACCACCTGAATTTTGAAGCAGGACAGATCAATGCGGACAGCAATACATGTGGCACCAGCATCAACAGAGTTAAGGACGAGTTCCTCCATACACTGGGCCACACTACTGAGAGCCACCCCTGTCCTGAGGTAAGACCTGACCCCCGGGGACAGAGGCTGTATTGTCACCCCAGCCATGTCATTCATGTACAGCCCACCACTAGTCCTGTCTAGTCATCCTAAATCCAAGTTTGGTTTTCATATTCAGTCAGATGTTTCAGTCTATCATTTTGAGACTTTAGTAATCTGAAAATAGTCCAATTATAAAAAATCATCAAAGGCACACACAAACATATGTTCATTAATCATATTACAGGAAAAAGAACCAGTCTCCACTCCTGCATCAAAGGTGGATATTTTGAGACATCCCTGTTGACAACATAAATAGTATACAACCGTAAATGTACTTTAGAGTCTATAAACTGTTTACTTATGATCATCCTTTTTGACAACTGTAGGGAATGAGGCTTGTAACTTTGAATGTGGGAAAATATACAACATGATCATGGTTGCATAAGCCATATCCCtatacttttgtttttaacaGGGCtgcggtggctgagtggtttagatgtctcgacatataactacaagccctccacctctgggtcgtgagttcgaatcccaagtggggcagttgcaaggtactgaccgctggtcggtggtttttctctggatactccagctttcctccaccaacaaacctggcacgtccttacatgaccctggctgttaataggacgttaaactaataagaGCAAAAACTATACCTTTAagttttaaacagaaaaaaatgaaaaagaccccagttggtttttttctgaaatccAATTTAAATTATACAGACCAGGGACCTCATTTGATATAAAATGGATCCAATTTCTGAATCACCTAGCTATGGCACACCTTGATgatatatggaaaaataacaaaatgtgaAGATAGCTGTATCTGAATAACAGTATTAccaggtatacatgtatcagatGATGGGATTATTGATTACACTAACCTTTTTGAAGTAAATTTAAATGGATTTAACCATTTTAATCCTTAACAGACTTTTGATAAGTTGGGGACACAATTGTTAAACCAAAactttttttgataatttgaaagGTATTTTAGTTATGGAAAAAATTAGACTATTAATATATACTTGTGAAATATTGAAGAGGGATTTTGCCATTAGGAATTGCCAGTGCTTAATTCAGGACCAAAACATACAGGGGGTGGGGGGAGGATATGCATCATATCTTGATTATGACCTCTGTATAATTGgccatatttatttttacaatgagTGCCTTGGATGCAAATTATGGCAGTATTGtcaaatttcaaaacatgttttggaTTTAAATTTTTTACATCACAACTTaagaaaatgagaaaaataaatttgCATGCTTTTTGAAATTTAGGTTTACCGGTAATTATTAAGGCCATGATTATTTACCTTCATCCATCCactatatattaatattaagtGACTAGCTATAGTTTTCTATGATTAatctataaaacaaaaacaaaaagggatgtgtattgtatattaataattatatacatgtactccaAAAAACTGAATTTTGAGGTTACGTGGGATGATGAAAATGAATGGTAACAGGTAGCATGCATTTCATGCTAATGTATCAAACAGGAACCAACAGAGTAGCTATACTGGTACGACAAGTCATGGAAGATGAAAAATTGATATGTTTATAGTAGTTGTAGAACTTCAAAAACCGATGGATGCAGTATAAAATTACGGTATATACCTTGACATTCTATTATATGTTCATGATGTAGTATGTGCATTGCATTTCCATGTACACTGTACTCATAgaatttacaatgtacatgtcatGATGTCAGAGCTTTTTCTCACTACTTTGGGATTGGGGccctgtggctttgaatttgggaaaatgtgcgacaaaaccaagatttgggaaaaattataaaatataaattaaaggAATATAAATAAGATTCTTTACactactatacagtatacaccaTGCAAGATGACTATGAACTGAGAATAGAAAAAAATTTTCTCAACACATACTTGTCTTATTGAGTCAAAAGAGACACCAATGTAAAACTTAATACATTTCACAATGTCTTATAATCCTTGTTTTAAGGATGAAAGATCTAGAAAAgtcttaaattttcattaaaagaaATACAACAGCTAATGATAATCAAATAATAGCCTGTTTCAGAAAGTAAGATAATATATAAGCCTCAGCTAGGCACCCGCTTCTCCAACCTTGTCGGTATTGCCCATCAGAAATCATTATCGACGTCTCTATAATAGTATTGGATAAGGCACCCTCAAGCGACATCAAAGGTTGCACGTTCACGTTGCACCGGCAGATATCAAAGGCAAATCAGTCATCGCCCAACATTATGATCAGTGCATATATTCGTCCAAATTACGATTGACAAATCCTTGGTTAAAATCCTTGGGTAactaaaaattttttttatatttttcataaatccGAGAAGGATTTCTGACAATATTGAATAATCTGCTTCTAAGTCAAATTCAAATTACACATGTATGGTCAGGCGTCCTCATTATgagttatatatgtaaattgttTTCATAAACACACACGAATCCATATTTTCTGAATACATGAAATTCTATTTTCACTttgcatatataaatattgtgatCATACTATAACCGTGCAAATAACTCGTTTGTTGGTGTTATTTTTCGAAAAAGATATTccattacatataaatacataattatgaatGAAAATTAGGTCTATATGTCTCACCTAAAAGTAAAATGTCAGAATCCATCACAAGGTATGCTTTTTTGACAGTCAGCATGTTACATATTTGATAGTCCGCGCGAGATTTTTAATGTTCAACTTCCGGTTACTTTCGGTTACTAGGCCGTTTCACTCATCTGTAAAATAGTTAGTATGGACATAAGAGTGTTATATTTGgattcatattttcttttaaatatgcTTTGTTTTCATCTCTAGTtctatcatttaaatatttttctcaaatatatatatatatatttatcggATATAGTAGCGCACTAATTTGTTTTGAAGTGTATGAATCTTTGTCGTCAAGACCCGATAAACAATATGGCGACGACCATTGAAGCATACGTTGTTATTATACCTACGATACCGGTTTTGATAAACAGTTGAACATCTAACACCTCTGAAAAGATACACTAAGGTAAGAGTTAAAAGTGTTTTTCCCCTTAACATTTAGGCTATAGTTTACAGAATAGATGAACTGTGGTAGAAACTTCAAAAGCTTCTCCAAACTTGCACATGTAACATAACGTTGTGTTTATACTGTAACTTTAAAGTGCTGTTTGGTAATGATCATCAACCCCGATTATTAAACTCGGCATTGGTAAAAAGAGgatttgaaatgttttgatgTGATCATTGTGAATGTTATTTTAAAGTGTCAGGCCAGATACTCTGCATTTATTGGAAAGTACATTTGCACAACTAGGCCTAGTCCTTAGTCAACTACTAGCCCGAGATAGTACGTATTCTGGTCCTGaaaccagacttagacattatgacaggtAGAAGTCTGGTTTAGGACCAGAGCGCACTGCTAAATATCAAAacgtggaataagccgacaccatTTGGTATCAGGCCTACTGGTCTACCGGTCCGCTCTCACTGACTGAGCTAGAGGGAAATTCCCCATAGCGTGAAGCTAGAGGGTGATCATATAACCGATATCTACAATATGGCGGTTTTAAGATCCTACAatgatgtgggtaaagtactatttaACGTAAATTACTCATTAGTCCCACCTTCTAAAGTTATGGTGATTATGATGGCATATAATTTCacgtgatttttgtgacgtcagaagaccaaaaaaaaattatatgcatgtttcaggttacatgactgaaaataatagggtaggtcggtcgggatttttttaaattttatttttttattttataattttttaggAGAGGTGCGGGAGGGGTTGATTTGCTTTATTACTACATTATGAATTTGTCTTTCAGGTTTAAGGCTGGCTAGAAgtctttttttctcattacCTAAACTTAAAGCAAGCATAACAATCTAAGTTGAAAACTTCACactgtacattttgttttgaaaaaattgTGATAATAATAGCTAGGGTCGGAGGTAAAAACTAGGGTAGGTAGGGGTACCTGATACATACATACTTGTTTTTTTTGGTCTAATCACctgaaggtgggactaatcgacagtaaaCATTACGTTACCTACTTCGTTTAAGGATCTCAAAACCGCCGTGTTAAAACCCGCTACAATTATATTAACTACCATATAAGATACatatgcacatacatgtacataatacatgtatgcagTAATTGTGTGGGCTACTGATCATGAATTACATCTAAGACTATAAACATGCAATACATTTTAACAAGTCAATAAATGTTCTTATTCTTTAACAACATAGAGAAGGGAAGGATATTAAGAATCATGAAGGAGTTAGTACCATTTTTGTAAGGATAAAGCTACATTAAAATCTTcattactacatgtatggaCACTTGATACATCAGTTTACCAATCTAAATGTTTATTAACTGTACACTGGtaaattcattatattttcccgttgatattaagaaataataatgaataGTTATATGGTACATGTGAAAAACACCTAAGTTAATTTATACTTGGGTTTTTTCAATTGACAGAAACAGAAATTTTTGTGTGGCATATATGATACAATAAtagtcaatattttcaaatgatgtaTGTTTATTATTGCAATGCTCATTTGTTATTAACAAGCATTCTACAGTAGATTGGGATAAATTTTGGCgtcaagaaattttgattttgtatcAATATAAAGAGGTTAAATTTTGGTGTATTTAAATGGTGTTTTCCTATGTGTTAAATATTGGCGCTTTCATGCCAAACGTCAAATAAACCAAAATATTACCAGatcaaaatatcccaatttatgATATGGGGTTATAAGATCAATTAAGGCTCAGTTGATCTATTgatttatgtgttattttttaGATAATGAATAACAGctacataaacatatataggTACTGTAGCAAATTAAGTCACCTTAGGTCCATGAGCCATATGTAAGTATCATTTTACATGGTGCTATCTCGatttacattaatttattacataaagAGTTTAAACATGCAAAAGGTATTTATCAAAGCATTGCACATGATCTGTTTCTACCCCAATGTGTATGAATAAGTATAGATAGATAAATAAACAACATAATGTTTTACTTCTTGAAATACTTGCTTCTGAATACTGAATGAGGAATCTTTTATGAGGTTACAAATTACAACGTGTAATTTCAACCATACCTGTGTAAAATATCCATACATGAATTGCCATCTTactaatttttctatttttttttcaactttaaaTAGGATAATGATCAAATCTGAATTATAAAAGAATGTCTTGATGCTGCTGTTGTATTAGCTAGGCATTATGTCATATATAGCAACTGTTTCAATTCAATATAGGAGTATTATTGGGGTTGCTGGGGCACTAGTAGTGATAActgaaaaggttttatttctTGTGGCAACAGAGGAGTTATGCATGGTGTTAGTTTTAGATAATTCGAAATTTGTGTTTGTCAGCAAAACACATATTTAtctatattatgtaaatatatatctaggtGATTCTTAATTTACTTTCataagcaatatatatatataaactgtaaatatacacatatatatcttTCTACTTTACAAAGTATTGAATATTTACTTCATCTCAAATGACCcttggtaaaaaaaatcaaaaatatcaCAACACCAGTACCATCTTGACTTGTTCAACTTTACTAAATTTGCTTCATAATgtcattaaaatattcaaaggCAAAGTTACCCAAATAGTTA
This genomic window contains:
- the LOC138319077 gene encoding uncharacterized protein isoform X2 encodes the protein MNDMAGVTIQPLSPGVRSYLRTGVALSSVAQCMEELVLNSVDAGATCIAVRIDLSCFKIQVVDNGTGMTQGQLELVGQRYHTSKCHSVEDLSQLRHYGFRGEAIASLRDASSLLEITSRIKQITPTYCKMFNKGSAMKVVLSSVPRPSAGTTVTVHDLFYNMPVRRKAMNAVLEFERVKKRLEGIALMRPAISFSLRNDISGQVVLQTHKTCGVLNVFTSLYGVGRSKTLSPVQGQCGCYSVEGYIGKEGFSRKDLQFVYINKRLVLKTKIHKVINFVLGKSLVLRKKGFFDKQGESKQQESMSSMTSSPTKYSEKFGVFVINISCPYTEYDVTFDPAKTLVEFKDWNTVCTCIEDVMSEFLKRECLMVGIQDMTVDSPIEESMEDTAEISTDKGQVSIGDNSGGPGVEEISTSNNRNFLTSKLVRRVAKQEDSPDDCEEENVTKTTTGLDVMVTPAKVTNIEKKTDGSDIIEDKQSFRKNVLVEETDCCTSDTVVKVSETGQMDNPTSDSSEDSNKNCDRQHLDSDDVGTEVTDLLNDDGDYESEDPVPKFDWEFMEKRKDTKITENKHHTLIRLETPHVGFNGGSTLSLIRKGLSSYQGNLKDTSSKKTSCFKVIRKRLQCNKTSECNEKPSDGGQESHLTTTTHLPVSEICDFNKKEVAISHKGQLEKSIEKSKADSTQRIGESETECIGSGSQENMQAYRLPKKRSTVAECSVAAKLARMSRSHQQVGVSRDKALDSELDNTVHQTRHTITETSHNTAASSKYPQDIVPPNLHGNQSNLFDRSCLIVHSNGIRSTKEKIEHENSTNITSVNSRKTANTTNAHRKFLTTTSFLQTYNDVFQNYSGSEETSYQDRNKCNNSEIDHLGKRSSDHQCHTTGCILTNSYEGWKSTKQVTGDSDMTPDNYTRTESNLGIEPDSTNTGINKDISLCVGGGDGLFQFISSESETDSAHDGMLFEGTPNSERQLGMYRGDDSINVSETDLLCYEEFDYAPVPPSNKESADLRNPQQVYQILDRSKPCIDSVPVPDTTVSLQGEEKTYDFNTTLNLGDMESSSDYTMERTQGFVHYLTHTDILSSNLVTARLSGSPQSQGFVPLTDISTVMDKQGLNTECLQESQGFVPVPAFTENRVISPAVSEGFSPVMMDDDLKLDKNSSGLSKHLHEDPNSSSHHWAIKSLCEDSNGSVSTTNQRKEIQVEEPSTHQEMETLAEFLDSYSSSIADLYEEDMSYVVKTKKRRMSSTESLESPVTSVIHENSLSSVSKSQSDLSDSIPTQLTTEIYKTQAHFRKVSEDSVQELSDSSNVASNKNFSQLSIEENSEASSGTCALGKVTTKIIDEHICLTEENQGLSTSNDEINYTDIGGNRQQNVSQYVKPGYVSKNVQHVIMSDEEERCVPCESIQNSTEVVSEGTDQTALSNTERTFDSPDTDDDQVIQLELFQSCNSIHDSDKYKTMASQCLSTLPYRNSESSTNSKLERKTTLNVPGLSSKQLKVLRGESNRKGKLPMNIIDICDKSKIESSVKGDKSESTDTSGDTSPWSDVDEGDLLTVTENGQSCEEQNLNNKIDTIDIKMDTKNDKIKSSESKKDTVKNLMSTSEDTCTIDSEQPWVEIKVPTTGEKLYVNSITGHNRPQDGSWEPPPPDAPSTTKSTVNDLSPQSHNTLLQIMSEHMETIDKEDEDLLSVKWADTRHGSDSTEDKQTPVTTKCVEDLLQNWDNPVFDRPEQSVATMVEASRRSQGSSKAHGILHYHKFTKDMLQDVKVIGQVDNKFIACMTSSRTNKMSAVPNLLLLFDQHAAHERVRLQKLTKEAYERDNRICRSTVTPAKQLTLEEEEVRVMVSYREEFARIGVDFTTDKQSRDTILVHTIPACIMQKEVNEVKRKRESVAWNVVLNLLKEHVELLMSTSGVLGRLPATLHKVLCSQACHGAIKFGDPLSVEECKELLDSLSHCDLPFQCAHGRPSLMPLLELDKLESNNKTRKPNLWKISKKIQTSKRTECGV